One Clostridia bacterium DNA segment encodes these proteins:
- a CDS encoding glycoside hydrolase family 27 protein, which yields MFPKTPPMGFNTWNTFADKIDESLIRETADAMVDTGLRDAGYEYLVIDDCWSERQRDPVTGKILPDHVKFPNGMKAVSDYVHSKGLKFGMYSCIGTRTCADFPGSFDHEFLDAETFAEYGADFLKYDTCYKPAAAPSNLLYRRMSLALQATGRDILLSACNWGMDGVHDWIRSTGAGMFRSTGDIHDSYECYKQIFLSQINNFSHNGGGCFNDIDMLTVGMYARGNAGLTGCTDIEYRTEFALWCMFASPLMIGCDVRSMNDFTRELLTNPRLIRINQDPACRPPFIAVHTEKDENNVYVRLLSDNEIAIMFTNLSDEEGIGTWLAFEDIGIPASSGKGLALTDAFTGEEIGVRSEYMNERVAPHDCRVYLAKIVDAKKKRTKKQNKYPPVKRGVFHFRA from the coding sequence ATGTTTCCGAAAACCCCGCCCATGGGCTTCAACACCTGGAACACCTTCGCCGACAAGATCGACGAATCGCTGATCCGCGAGACCGCCGACGCCATGGTCGATACCGGCCTGCGCGACGCGGGCTACGAATACCTCGTCATAGACGACTGCTGGAGCGAAAGACAGCGCGATCCCGTCACCGGCAAGATACTGCCCGATCACGTCAAGTTCCCGAACGGGATGAAGGCGGTCAGCGACTACGTCCATTCAAAAGGGCTGAAGTTCGGTATGTACTCCTGCATCGGAACGCGCACCTGCGCGGACTTCCCCGGCTCCTTCGACCACGAATTCCTCGACGCCGAGACCTTCGCGGAATACGGCGCGGATTTCCTGAAATACGACACCTGCTACAAGCCCGCCGCCGCGCCCTCCAACCTGCTCTACCGCAGGATGAGCCTGGCGCTGCAGGCGACGGGACGCGACATACTTCTCTCCGCCTGCAACTGGGGCATGGACGGCGTTCACGACTGGATACGCTCCACCGGCGCGGGAATGTTCCGCTCTACCGGCGACATCCACGACTCCTACGAGTGCTACAAGCAGATATTCTTAAGTCAGATAAACAACTTCTCGCATAACGGCGGCGGCTGCTTCAACGACATCGATATGCTGACCGTCGGGATGTACGCGCGCGGCAACGCCGGACTGACCGGCTGCACGGATATCGAATACCGCACCGAGTTCGCGCTCTGGTGCATGTTCGCCTCGCCGCTGATGATCGGCTGCGACGTACGCAGCATGAACGACTTCACCCGCGAGCTGCTGACGAATCCCCGGCTGATACGCATCAACCAGGATCCCGCGTGCCGCCCGCCCTTCATCGCCGTTCACACCGAGAAGGACGAGAACAACGTCTACGTCCGTCTGCTCTCGGATAACGAGATCGCGATTATGTTCACGAATCTCAGCGACGAGGAAGGCATCGGCACCTGGCTCGCCTTCGAGGATATCGGTATCCCCGCCTCCTCCGGCAAGGGTTTGGCGCTGACCGACGCCTTCACCGGCGAGGAGATCGGCGTGCGCAGTGAGTATATGAACGAGCGCGTCGCCCCGCACGACTGCAGAGTTTATCTGGCGAAGATAGTCGACGCGAAAAAGAAACGGACAAAAAAACAAAATAAATATCCCCCCGTAAAACGGGGGGTATTTCATTTTCGGGCATAG
- a CDS encoding glycoside hydrolase family 130 protein, producing MEIKIIGKSIPNIPWQNKPEGYPFPVWRYSENPITQWNPVGRASRIFNSAVIPKDGKFVGVFRADNRAILPQIHFGTSEDGIHWDINPDYIHWKDENGEEFVSAYGYDPRLVEIEGTYYITWCTDFGGGPTIAVAKTNDFKEYTRLDNAFLVPNRNGVLFPRKIGGKFYMLSRPSDYGHTPFGDIYISESPDMIYWGRHRKVMSNKAYGWWQDMKIGAGPIPIETNLGWLTFYHGVCNTCNGYVYSMGVAILDKNEPWKVLYRASDYVLTPEMPYEVSGMVPNVCFPCAALADADTGRIAIYYGAADTYTALAFTTVDEVCRFAIENSKLAPKDDETVK from the coding sequence ATGGAAATCAAGATCATCGGCAAATCCATCCCGAACATCCCCTGGCAAAACAAGCCCGAGGGATACCCCTTCCCCGTGTGGCGCTATTCCGAGAATCCCATCACTCAGTGGAATCCCGTCGGAAGAGCGAGCCGCATCTTCAACAGCGCCGTTATCCCGAAGGACGGCAAGTTCGTCGGCGTTTTCCGCGCCGACAACCGCGCTATCCTCCCGCAGATACATTTCGGCACCTCCGAGGACGGCATCCATTGGGACATAAATCCGGATTATATCCACTGGAAAGACGAAAACGGCGAGGAGTTCGTTTCCGCCTACGGCTACGATCCGCGCCTTGTTGAAATCGAGGGGACCTATTACATAACCTGGTGCACCGACTTCGGCGGCGGCCCGACCATCGCGGTCGCGAAGACGAACGACTTCAAGGAATACACCCGCCTCGATAACGCCTTCCTCGTGCCGAACCGCAACGGCGTGCTCTTCCCGAGGAAGATCGGCGGCAAGTTCTATATGCTCTCCCGCCCGAGCGACTACGGTCACACCCCCTTCGGCGATATCTATATCAGCGAAAGCCCCGATATGATATATTGGGGCAGACACCGCAAGGTGATGAGCAACAAGGCGTACGGCTGGTGGCAGGATATGAAGATAGGCGCCGGCCCGATACCGATAGAGACCAACCTCGGCTGGCTGACCTTCTATCACGGCGTATGCAACACCTGCAACGGCTACGTTTATTCAATGGGCGTCGCCATACTCGACAAGAACGAGCCGTGGAAGGTGCTTTACAGAGCGTCCGACTACGTTCTCACGCCCGAAATGCCCTATGAAGTCAGCGGTATGGTGCCGAACGTCTGCTTCCCCTGCGCCGCGCTCGCGGACGCCGACACCGGCAGGATCGCGATCTACTACGGCGCGGCGGATACCTACACCGCCCTCGCCTTCACAACCGTCGACGAGGTCTGCCGCTTCGCTATCGAAAACAGCAAGCTCGCGCCGAAAGACGACGAGACCGTGAAATAA
- a CDS encoding glycoside hydrolase family 16 protein, with protein MKYTNLVFEDDFNGADLDPQVWTKEVGMLRKGEPQYFTNRRENCFVENGCLVIRTLRENYEGAEYTSASVITGPHKVWLYGRIEMRAKLPRSRALWPAFWTLGANFFDGVDWPLCGEIDIMEMTGGAGIRDCETLSTVHWESYEKRGHDQYGGREKSYINDRPLCEDFHIYAVEWDAEGMTFFFDEHELYRMEITPDMQGAFNKPHFIILNTSLENWGPESCPNEETELPQDYIIDYVRVYQ; from the coding sequence ATGAAATACACCAACCTCGTTTTTGAAGACGACTTCAACGGCGCGGATCTCGATCCGCAGGTCTGGACGAAGGAGGTCGGCATGCTCCGCAAGGGCGAGCCGCAGTACTTCACCAACCGCCGCGAAAACTGCTTCGTCGAGAACGGCTGTCTCGTTATACGCACCCTGCGCGAAAACTACGAGGGCGCGGAATACACCTCCGCCAGCGTCATCACCGGACCGCACAAGGTGTGGCTCTACGGCCGCATTGAAATGCGCGCGAAGCTCCCGCGCAGCCGTGCGCTCTGGCCGGCGTTCTGGACTCTCGGCGCCAACTTCTTCGACGGCGTCGACTGGCCCCTCTGCGGCGAGATCGACATTATGGAGATGACCGGCGGAGCCGGCATCCGCGATTGCGAAACGCTCTCCACGGTGCACTGGGAATCCTACGAGAAACGCGGCCACGACCAGTACGGCGGACGTGAGAAGTCCTATATCAACGACCGCCCGCTCTGCGAAGACTTCCACATCTACGCGGTCGAATGGGACGCCGAGGGCATGACCTTCTTCTTCGACGAGCATGAGCTCTACAGAATGGAGATAACTCCGGATATGCAGGGCGCCTTCAATAAGCCGCACTTCATCATCCTCAATACCTCGCTCGAGAATTGGGGACCGGAATCCTGCCCGAACGAAGAAACCGAACTGCCGCAGGATTATATAATCGACTATGTGAGGGTATATCAATAA
- a CDS encoding glycoside hydrolase family 16 protein: MSNWKLVFEDDFNEPKLNEEVWHKDTGLIRNREPQYYTKEDRNCFIEDGCLVIQTLREEYEGAHYTSAEVTTQFSHSWTYGRFEMRAKLPRSRSVWPAFWTLGTNIHEVNWPLCGEIDIMEKLGGNPLRERQTIATLHWLSAETGEHRESGGTSNGVYTYDRELSEDFHIYAVEWTKYKFVWYFDDTVIFECDITPDMQGSFDKPHYILLNTALENWDENTCPNEETDLPQRYVIDYVRVYQEA; encoded by the coding sequence ATGAGCAATTGGAAGCTCGTCTTCGAGGACGATTTCAACGAGCCGAAGCTCAACGAAGAGGTCTGGCACAAAGACACCGGACTTATCCGCAACAGAGAACCGCAGTATTACACAAAAGAGGACAGAAACTGCTTCATCGAAGACGGCTGCCTCGTCATTCAGACGCTCCGCGAGGAATACGAGGGAGCGCACTACACCTCCGCAGAGGTAACGACACAATTTTCGCACTCCTGGACCTACGGCCGCTTCGAGATGCGCGCCAAACTCCCCCGCAGCCGCAGCGTATGGCCGGCGTTCTGGACGCTCGGCACGAACATCCACGAGGTCAACTGGCCGCTCTGCGGCGAGATCGACATAATGGAAAAACTCGGCGGCAATCCGCTCCGCGAGAGACAGACGATCGCCACGCTCCACTGGCTTTCCGCCGAGACCGGCGAGCACCGCGAAAGCGGCGGCACCTCCAACGGCGTTTATACCTACGACAGAGAGCTCAGCGAAGACTTCCACATATACGCAGTCGAATGGACGAAGTATAAATTCGTATGGTACTTCGACGACACCGTGATTTTCGAATGCGATATAACCCCCGATATGCAGGGCTCCTTCGACAAGCCGCACTACATCCTGCTGAACACCGCGCTCGAGAACTGGGATGAGAACACCTGCCCCAACGAAGAGACCGACCTGCCGCAGAGATACGTTATAGACTACGTCCGCGTTTATCAGGAGGCGTGA